In Leptolyngbya sp. KIOST-1, one DNA window encodes the following:
- a CDS encoding diflavin flavoprotein, translated as MTSPPRDVQLYAMAAGTTVFRCRSWNRLQFEIEYGLERGTTANSYLIQADRTALIDPPGESFGEIFLAALERNIDLYQLNYIVLGHINPNRAETLKILLRRLPDVTVVCSNPAALALKDLLPDASPRLRVVRSGDDRLDLGQGHLLQFELIPTPRYPGGLATFDPYSGVLYSDKFFGAHRCDDAVFDLSWQDLLEDRRYYFDCLFAASTRQVLAALGRLTLLPFQVLAPGHGPVVRYSPRELMQSYRDWGQAQTTQDLSVALIYASAYGNTATIAQALARGITKAGVSVESINAEQAHPEDIKAAVETSAGFLMGSPTLGGHAPTPMQTALGIVLSTASKTQLAGVFGSFGWSGEAIDLLENKLKDGGYSLGFESIRVKFKPTDVTLKYCEEVGTDFAQALKKAKRAKQPRTPASAVEQAVGRIVGSLCIVTARQGEVSSAMLASWVSQASFAPPGFTVAVAKDRAIESLLYPGHGFVLNILAEGRHLGPMKHFLKPFAPGEDRFAAVDTEVAENGAPILTEAIAYLECTVDQRMECGDHWLVYATVQAGRVLDGDGKTAVHYRNTGTHY; from the coding sequence ATGACTTCTCCTCCCCGCGATGTTCAGCTTTACGCTATGGCAGCCGGTACGACCGTATTTCGCTGCCGCAGTTGGAATCGCCTGCAGTTTGAGATTGAATACGGACTTGAACGAGGAACTACGGCAAATAGCTACCTCATCCAGGCCGATCGCACCGCCCTGATTGACCCGCCGGGCGAGTCCTTTGGCGAGATATTTTTGGCGGCGCTAGAGCGCAATATCGATCTCTATCAGCTCAACTACATTGTCCTGGGGCATATCAATCCCAACCGTGCCGAAACTTTAAAGATTTTGCTAAGACGGTTGCCAGATGTCACAGTAGTGTGCTCAAACCCAGCGGCCCTGGCCCTCAAGGATCTGCTACCCGATGCGTCGCCCCGGCTGCGGGTGGTGCGCAGTGGCGACGATCGCCTCGATCTGGGGCAGGGGCATCTGCTTCAGTTTGAACTCATTCCGACGCCGCGCTATCCCGGTGGGCTGGCCACCTTTGACCCCTATTCTGGTGTGCTCTACTCCGACAAATTTTTTGGGGCCCACCGCTGCGACGATGCGGTTTTTGACCTCAGCTGGCAGGATCTGCTGGAAGATCGGCGTTACTATTTCGACTGTCTGTTTGCGGCCAGCACCCGCCAGGTGCTGGCCGCCCTGGGCCGACTGACCCTGCTGCCCTTTCAAGTGTTGGCCCCGGGCCATGGGCCGGTGGTGCGCTATAGCCCTCGAGAGCTGATGCAGAGCTACCGGGACTGGGGCCAGGCCCAAACGACCCAGGATCTCTCCGTAGCGCTCATCTACGCGTCGGCCTACGGCAATACGGCCACCATTGCCCAGGCGCTGGCGCGGGGCATCACCAAAGCCGGGGTGTCGGTGGAGTCGATCAATGCCGAGCAGGCCCACCCCGAGGACATCAAGGCCGCTGTGGAGACCTCAGCGGGATTTTTAATGGGGTCGCCCACCCTGGGTGGCCATGCCCCTACCCCAATGCAGACAGCCCTGGGCATCGTGCTCTCAACCGCCTCTAAGACTCAGCTGGCCGGGGTGTTTGGGTCCTTTGGTTGGAGTGGCGAAGCCATCGACCTACTGGAGAATAAGCTCAAAGACGGTGGCTACAGTCTGGGGTTTGAATCAATTCGGGTCAAGTTCAAGCCCACCGATGTCACCCTCAAGTACTGCGAAGAGGTGGGTACCGACTTTGCCCAGGCTTTGAAAAAGGCCAAGCGGGCCAAGCAACCCCGCACCCCAGCCTCGGCGGTGGAGCAGGCGGTGGGGCGCATCGTCGGGTCGCTGTGTATCGTGACCGCCCGCCAAGGCGAGGTGTCGAGCGCCATGCTCGCCTCCTGGGTGTCCCAGGCCTCCTTTGCGCCGCCGGGGTTCACGGTGGCGGTGGCCAAGGATCGTGCCATTGAGTCACTGCTGTATCCCGGCCATGGCTTTGTGCTAAATATTTTGGCAGAGGGGCGGCACCTGGGGCCGATGAAGCATTTTCTCAAGCCCTTTGCCCCCGGCGAAGACCGCTTTGCGGCGGTGGATACCGAGGTGGCTGAGAATGGTGCGCCAATTCTCACCGAGGCGATCGCGTACCTGGAGTGCACCGTCGACCAGCGCATGGAGTGTGGTGACCACTGGCTGGTCTATGCCACGGTACAGGCCGGCCGAGTCCTGGACGGCGACGGCAAAACCGCCGTTCACTACCGCAATACTGGTACACACTATTAA
- the ispG gene encoding (E)-4-hydroxy-3-methylbut-2-enyl-diphosphate synthase has translation MQTLPNPISPTSATPAFDPFDTTIHRRKTRPVPVGSVTIGGGHPVVVQSMINEDTLDIQGAAAAIRRLHEIGCEIVRVTVPSMAHAKALADIRKILADTYQPVPLVADVHHNGMKIALEVAKHVDKVRINPGLYVFEKPQAGRTDYSQSEFDAIGSKIRETLEPLVVSLRDQGKSMRIGVNHGSLAERMLFTYGDTPEGMVESALEFIRICESLDFRNLVVSLKASRVPVMVAAYRLMAHRMDELGMDYPLHLGVTEAGDGEYGRIKSTAGIATLLAQGIGDTIRVSLTEAPEKEIPVCYSILQALGLRKTMVEYVACPSCGRTLFNLEDVLHEVREATKHLTGLDIAVMGCIVNGPGEMADADYGYVGKTPGYISLYRGRDEIKKVPEDQGVAELINLIKADGRWVDP, from the coding sequence ATGCAAACGCTTCCCAACCCTATTTCCCCGACCTCCGCTACCCCCGCCTTTGACCCCTTCGACACCACCATCCATCGCCGCAAAACCCGCCCGGTGCCGGTGGGCAGCGTTACCATTGGCGGCGGTCACCCGGTAGTGGTGCAGTCAATGATCAACGAAGACACCCTCGACATCCAAGGGGCCGCCGCTGCCATTCGCCGCCTGCACGAGATCGGTTGTGAAATTGTGCGGGTGACGGTGCCCAGCATGGCCCACGCCAAAGCTCTGGCCGACATTCGCAAAATTTTGGCAGACACCTACCAGCCCGTACCCCTGGTGGCTGACGTGCACCACAACGGCATGAAGATCGCTCTGGAAGTGGCCAAACACGTTGACAAGGTGCGCATCAACCCTGGCCTCTACGTGTTTGAAAAGCCCCAGGCGGGCCGTACCGACTACTCCCAATCCGAATTTGACGCCATCGGCAGCAAAATTCGCGAAACTTTAGAGCCCCTGGTGGTCTCCCTGCGCGACCAGGGCAAGTCAATGCGGATTGGCGTCAACCACGGGTCGCTGGCCGAGCGCATGCTGTTCACCTACGGCGACACCCCCGAGGGTATGGTGGAGAGCGCCCTGGAGTTCATTCGCATCTGTGAGTCTCTCGACTTTCGCAACCTGGTCGTGTCCCTGAAGGCGTCGCGGGTGCCGGTGATGGTGGCCGCCTACCGGCTGATGGCCCATCGCATGGACGAGCTGGGGATGGACTACCCCCTGCACTTGGGGGTCACCGAAGCGGGCGACGGGGAGTATGGCCGCATCAAGTCGACGGCAGGTATTGCCACCTTGCTGGCCCAGGGCATTGGCGACACCATTCGCGTCTCACTCACCGAAGCGCCTGAGAAGGAGATTCCGGTCTGCTACAGCATTTTGCAGGCCCTGGGGCTGCGCAAAACCATGGTGGAATACGTGGCCTGCCCGTCCTGCGGTCGTACCCTGTTCAATCTCGAAGACGTGCTCCACGAGGTGCGCGAAGCCACCAAGCACCTAACCGGGCTCGATATTGCGGTGATGGGTTGTATTGTCAATGGCCCTGGCGAAATGGCTGATGCTGACTACGGTTACGTGGGCAAAACCCCTGGCTATATCTCGCTGTACCGTGGCCGCGACGAGATTAAGAAGGTGCCAGAAGATCAGGGCGTAGCGGAGCTAATCAACCTGATTAAAGCCGATGGACGCTGGGTAGATCCCTAG
- a CDS encoding COP23 domain-containing protein, with product MAGSTTATFVKLLRGGLATALLLGPLAGVGQAQTETGTPETPPAEADSTPRFTCQLQNGQYTVMYAPTSQPGQVYPWAVPQDMGSAWPADRRCAEISARLERYRPDGMLALETSVENGYNTVCVTTEAVSGCRIVFTVPQGQDPALTRDRVFDNLTVADRGDQTQGVTTFTGGNSDILDQIGSVLGLPGAMSPSRRTNGIYLKPFLDPADGGTGARLSGGRPAGRPLNPDAFR from the coding sequence ATGGCCGGTTCTACGACCGCTACGTTTGTGAAGTTACTAAGGGGTGGATTGGCCACCGCGCTCCTTTTGGGGCCATTGGCGGGGGTAGGGCAGGCCCAAACAGAGACCGGCACGCCCGAAACGCCCCCGGCAGAGGCCGATAGCACCCCGCGCTTCACCTGTCAGCTCCAAAACGGCCAGTACACGGTCATGTACGCCCCTACCAGCCAGCCAGGGCAGGTCTACCCCTGGGCCGTGCCCCAGGACATGGGCAGCGCCTGGCCCGCCGATCGCCGCTGTGCGGAAATTAGCGCCCGCCTGGAGCGCTATCGCCCCGACGGCATGCTGGCCCTGGAAACCTCGGTGGAAAATGGCTACAACACCGTCTGTGTGACCACCGAAGCGGTGTCCGGCTGTCGGATTGTGTTTACGGTGCCCCAGGGGCAAGATCCGGCCCTGACGCGCGATCGCGTGTTTGACAACCTGACCGTTGCTGACCGGGGCGACCAAACCCAGGGGGTGACCACCTTTACCGGCGGCAACAGCGACATCCTGGACCAGATCGGCAGCGTGCTGGGGTTGCCGGGCGCAATGTCCCCCAGCCGTCGTACCAACGGCATTTACCTCAAGCCCTTCCTCGACCCTGCTGATGGCGGTACCGGGGCTCGCCTGAGCGGCGGCCGTCCCGCCGGTCGGCCCCTCAACCCCGACGCCTTTCGCTAG
- a CDS encoding PolC-type DNA polymerase III, with product MVPVSVGGMAQSALFTDQLLAYYRQLPETTLTVVDVETTGSRPPDARVIEIAVVQGSLEQGITYEATFLVNAQVRVPATITRLTGITTAMVEQGTDADSVWQALRSPLDQGVLTGHNLAFDYSFIQAEYQRLGQGFKRPAAQQFCTVILSRLLLADLPSRSLPQLVQHFGFDVGRSHRAMADTKACWLLANLLLERLSHTSDQALRQQFEEQWVPLREAAKVFDHPRMELQQRLDACGCERRTSRRGNRHMYRRRDLEALYRELHPAQLTLNLSD from the coding sequence ATGGTTCCTGTGTCGGTGGGCGGCATGGCTCAGTCTGCGCTTTTTACGGATCAATTGCTGGCCTACTATCGCCAGTTGCCCGAAACGACTCTGACCGTGGTGGATGTAGAAACCACCGGGTCTCGCCCGCCCGATGCCAGAGTGATCGAGATTGCGGTAGTGCAGGGTTCGCTGGAGCAGGGGATTACCTACGAGGCGACGTTTTTGGTCAACGCTCAGGTGCGGGTACCCGCTACCATCACCAGGCTGACGGGCATTACCACCGCCATGGTTGAGCAGGGTACCGATGCCGACAGCGTCTGGCAGGCGCTGCGATCGCCCCTCGACCAGGGGGTGCTGACCGGCCACAACCTGGCCTTTGACTATAGCTTTATTCAGGCTGAGTATCAGCGGCTGGGCCAGGGGTTTAAGCGCCCTGCGGCTCAGCAGTTTTGCACGGTGATTTTGTCGCGGCTACTGCTGGCGGACTTGCCATCCCGCAGTCTGCCTCAGCTGGTGCAGCATTTTGGCTTTGATGTGGGGCGATCGCATCGGGCCATGGCCGATACCAAAGCCTGTTGGCTGCTGGCTAACCTATTGCTGGAGCGCCTTAGCCACACCTCAGATCAGGCCTTGCGGCAGCAGTTCGAGGAGCAGTGGGTTCCTCTGCGGGAGGCGGCCAAGGTGTTTGACCACCCTCGCATGGAGCTACAGCAAAGACTTGACGCCTGCGGCTGTGAGCGGCGCACCTCGCGGCGGGGCAACCGCCACATGTACCGCCGCCGCGACCTGGAAGCCCTCTACCGGGAACTGCACCCGGCCCAGCTGACCCTAAACCTGAGTGACTGA
- a CDS encoding TIGR04283 family arsenosugar biosynthesis glycosyltransferase produces the protein MSVSIIIPTWNEAACLGRTLGVLESLNPSPAEILVVDGGSGDRTVAIAQTWASCLPLRVIHAPARGRSVQMNLGTEAAESDILCFLHADTLVPDDLVKLVQSTLDDPAVAGGGFVSLMAGAETTRWGISLHNAVKTYYAPLLFRPHLFFGRGLRLLFGDQVMFCRRADFHACGGFDPAMPIMEEADLCLKLCRRGRLRQLSRVVQCSDRRVAAWGALKANAIYLMIGLLWALGVPAVALKQFYEEVR, from the coding sequence ATGTCTGTTTCGATCATCATTCCTACCTGGAACGAGGCCGCCTGTTTGGGCCGCACCCTGGGCGTGCTGGAAAGCCTCAATCCGTCGCCTGCTGAGATTTTGGTGGTAGATGGCGGCAGCGGCGATCGCACCGTGGCGATCGCCCAGACCTGGGCCAGCTGCCTGCCTCTGCGCGTCATTCATGCTCCGGCGCGGGGGCGATCGGTGCAGATGAACCTGGGGACCGAGGCCGCTGAGAGCGACATCCTCTGCTTTCTCCACGCCGATACCCTGGTGCCCGACGACCTGGTCAAGCTCGTCCAGAGTACTCTGGATGACCCGGCGGTGGCTGGGGGCGGCTTTGTGTCACTCATGGCGGGAGCTGAAACAACCCGCTGGGGCATCTCGCTGCACAATGCGGTCAAAACCTACTACGCGCCGCTGCTGTTTCGACCCCACCTGTTCTTTGGGCGGGGGCTGCGGCTGCTGTTTGGCGACCAGGTGATGTTTTGCCGCCGCGCCGATTTTCACGCCTGTGGCGGTTTCGACCCGGCTATGCCGATCATGGAAGAGGCCGATCTGTGCCTCAAACTCTGCCGTCGAGGGCGCCTGCGTCAGCTCAGCCGGGTGGTGCAGTGCTCTGACCGTCGGGTAGCCGCCTGGGGTGCCCTCAAGGCCAACGCCATCTACCTGATGATCGGATTGCTCTGGGCGTTGGGGGTCCCGGCTGTTGCCCTGAAGCAGTTTTATGAGGAGGTGCGGTAG
- a CDS encoding DUF547 domain-containing protein, with translation MLKHYPIESVLPRVLGLPNWLAFWRFFSRSVYPLDGRAISLNHLEHDLLRPQFKEPRIHFALVCASGSYPILRNEAYWPDIVEAQLETDAHRFIHNPAKVRYDSEAGVLYCSKIFKWYREDFLRVAPSVTNYIGTYLNLSPSPSAPIEVRHLPYDWSLNRQPG, from the coding sequence GTGCTGAAGCACTACCCTATCGAGTCAGTGTTGCCGCGGGTGTTGGGGCTGCCCAACTGGCTGGCCTTCTGGCGCTTTTTTAGCCGCTCCGTCTACCCGCTCGACGGTAGAGCCATCAGCTTAAACCACCTGGAACACGACCTGCTGCGGCCCCAGTTCAAAGAGCCACGCATTCACTTTGCCCTCGTCTGTGCCTCGGGCAGCTACCCCATTCTGCGCAACGAAGCCTACTGGCCCGACATCGTCGAGGCCCAGCTCGAAACCGACGCCCACCGCTTCATCCATAACCCTGCCAAGGTGCGCTACGACAGCGAGGCCGGAGTGCTCTACTGCAGCAAAATTTTTAAATGGTACCGAGAAGACTTCTTGCGGGTAGCTCCCTCAGTGACGAATTACATCGGCACCTACCTCAACCTCAGCCCGTCGCCGTCTGCCCCGATCGAGGTGCGCCACCTCCCCTACGACTGGAGCCTGAACCGGCAGCCGGGGTGA
- a CDS encoding WecB/TagA/CpsF family glycosyltransferase, with protein MIKDTLSQESMSDDVRLVASSDPTEPEATVLQVGPNVPATEVRQLYRQFRKAALESTARELRKQQYERIQTQVEILSIPIDNISVNDFLSQLKRGVVFTPNVDHLMKLQKDMDFVRAYSQADYRVCDSQVLMFASKFLGTPLKAKISGSDLFPMFCEHHRHNEAIKIFLMGGAEGVAALAMERINARIGRQIIVQAHSPSFGFEKDEAECERILEMIRQSPANVLVVGVGAPKQEKWIAKYRDQLPNIDIFLAVGAAIDFEAGNKPRAPELLSKLGLEWLYRLSTEPGRLWKRYLLDDFPFLWLVLKERFVRLRRRPASEDS; from the coding sequence GTGATTAAAGACACTCTCAGCCAAGAATCGATGAGTGACGATGTGCGGCTGGTCGCCTCCAGCGACCCTACTGAGCCTGAGGCCACGGTCCTACAGGTGGGCCCAAACGTGCCTGCTACCGAGGTCAGGCAGCTCTATCGGCAGTTTCGCAAGGCAGCCCTGGAGTCCACGGCCCGCGAACTGCGCAAGCAGCAGTACGAGCGCATTCAGACTCAGGTCGAAATTCTCAGCATTCCCATCGACAATATTTCGGTCAATGACTTTTTAAGTCAGCTCAAGCGGGGTGTCGTGTTTACCCCCAACGTCGATCACCTGATGAAGCTGCAAAAAGACATGGATTTTGTCCGGGCCTACAGCCAGGCTGATTACCGCGTCTGTGATAGCCAGGTGTTGATGTTTGCCTCAAAGTTTTTAGGTACGCCGCTAAAGGCTAAGATTTCGGGTTCCGATTTGTTCCCGATGTTCTGCGAACACCATCGCCACAACGAGGCGATTAAGATCTTTTTGATGGGGGGGGCTGAAGGGGTTGCGGCCCTGGCCATGGAGCGCATCAATGCGCGCATCGGCCGCCAAATTATTGTGCAGGCTCACTCGCCGTCCTTTGGCTTTGAAAAAGATGAGGCGGAGTGCGAGCGCATTCTAGAGATGATTCGTCAGTCACCCGCCAACGTCCTGGTGGTGGGGGTAGGGGCACCTAAGCAGGAGAAGTGGATTGCCAAGTACCGCGACCAGTTGCCCAATATCGATATTTTTCTAGCCGTAGGGGCCGCCATCGATTTTGAGGCGGGCAACAAGCCTCGGGCCCCAGAGCTGCTGAGCAAGCTAGGGTTAGAGTGGCTCTACCGGCTGAGCACTGAGCCCGGGCGGCTGTGGAAGCGTTACCTGCTAGACGACTTTCCCTTCCTGTGGCTGGTGCTCAAGGAGCGCTTTGTCCGTCTACGCCGTCGGCCTGCCTCCGAAGACAGCTGA
- a CDS encoding AMIN domain-containing protein produces MEHANQPFALTGPGAIAHRLGGWAGTGLMVSTLLVISPAARADTLAAWQFDPATQQLTLTLPSGITPQYTVEANPARIVLTLPQTQLGAIASSQTYSGAVSRVHLSPVDGATVIVLELADNAVLAAEGASLVAIAAGDQTRWVLTALATVPGATPLAAVPGSGANPAMIVELPVIPGNDPRLGFPAAGTGRLSTSAANLMLPSDVNSLANLPETLPVDPFNLGRPGEQVTVPSLAELDAAVGPVATAPQTASPAELEPPAAGAPVQPGGIATASVPASAASAAPVLTQEPPATPGTAPATPVAGAPVPAEAVATQPAEQPESQPLPTIDSETSGVPIAVTPPELPTPAQPAVQPEAIAADPPDAPSPEVSTPAVALTAEPPSLPDLATESAIAPQFTPSSSTPSSPTPSSPVISQEPPPVASVPVEVTGTDPNLLAVPAAPTTTSQGSVVPPDSSLVLAAAGEPILFGSPLPDSGDQAALPQVINPTPPGAPPLP; encoded by the coding sequence ATGGAACACGCCAATCAACCATTCGCATTGACCGGCCCAGGGGCGATCGCCCATCGTCTCGGGGGCTGGGCAGGGACAGGCTTAATGGTGTCTACCCTGCTGGTGATCAGCCCTGCGGCCCGGGCCGATACCCTTGCCGCCTGGCAGTTTGACCCGGCCACGCAGCAGCTGACCCTGACGTTGCCTAGCGGCATCACTCCCCAGTACACCGTCGAGGCCAACCCGGCCCGAATTGTGCTGACGCTGCCCCAGACCCAACTGGGGGCGATCGCTTCGTCCCAGACCTATAGCGGAGCCGTGAGCCGAGTGCACCTCAGCCCGGTTGACGGCGCCACGGTGATAGTGCTGGAGCTGGCCGATAACGCCGTGCTGGCGGCAGAGGGAGCCAGCCTGGTTGCGATCGCCGCTGGGGATCAAACCCGCTGGGTGCTCACTGCCCTGGCCACCGTTCCAGGGGCGACCCCGCTGGCGGCTGTCCCCGGCAGTGGGGCCAATCCAGCCATGATTGTGGAGCTGCCCGTCATTCCAGGCAATGACCCACGGCTGGGCTTTCCCGCTGCCGGGACCGGGCGACTGAGCACTTCAGCCGCCAACCTGATGCTGCCCAGCGATGTCAACAGCCTGGCGAACCTGCCCGAAACCCTGCCCGTCGATCCCTTCAACCTGGGCCGACCGGGGGAGCAGGTGACGGTCCCCAGCCTGGCCGAACTCGATGCCGCCGTGGGCCCCGTCGCCACCGCACCCCAGACCGCCAGCCCAGCCGAGCTAGAACCGCCTGCGGCCGGGGCCCCGGTCCAGCCGGGTGGGATCGCCACTGCGTCCGTTCCGGCCTCCGCCGCTAGTGCCGCTCCGGTGCTGACCCAGGAACCCCCAGCCACCCCCGGCACGGCCCCGGCCACCCCTGTCGCTGGAGCCCCGGTGCCTGCGGAGGCCGTGGCCACCCAGCCCGCCGAACAGCCCGAGTCCCAGCCCCTGCCCACCATCGATAGCGAAACCAGCGGAGTCCCGATCGCGGTAACACCACCGGAGCTGCCGACCCCAGCCCAGCCCGCCGTGCAGCCAGAGGCGATCGCCGCCGATCCGCCTGATGCCCCCAGCCCCGAGGTCAGCACTCCGGCGGTGGCGCTGACGGCCGAGCCGCCGAGCTTGCCCGACCTGGCCACGGAGTCCGCGATCGCCCCCCAGTTCACCCCTAGCAGCTCCACTCCCAGCAGCCCCACCCCCAGTAGCCCCGTTATCAGCCAGGAACCCCCGCCCGTAGCCTCGGTGCCCGTTGAAGTCACCGGCACCGATCCCAATCTGCTGGCCGTACCCGCCGCCCCCACCACCACCAGCCAGGGCAGCGTGGTTCCTCCCGATAGCTCGCTGGTCTTAGCGGCCGCCGGAGAGCCAATCTTGTTTGGCAGCCCGCTGCCGGACAGCGGTGACCAGGCCGCCCTGCCCCAGGTCATTAACCCCACTCCCCCCGGAGCGCCCCCTCTCCCCTGA
- a CDS encoding WG repeat-containing protein yields the protein MLQFINPQPVALASAMTSPLLFDTVSNFAEGVALVRLKSRLGYIDREGKLDVRIADSNVTVAADYAEGLAVAQVGLYLGYLNRQGEWAIPVQFRQAKSFSEGLAAVQGGTKYGYINPEGEWVIEPQFDLAERFVDGRALVKLGDDYGYVDPDGRLAIPLTLSNAWSFSESLAVARVDGLYGYIDPSGTMAVAPRYDGAFSFSEGLARVRQGRTFGFIDTAGTPVIEPTLSFASDFSEGLAAVLIDGQWGYLDRTGDVVIAPQFAYAADFSEGLAVVQQDGRYGFINRRGDWVVEPEYSNAGPFVEGRARVQVDNLWGFIDPEGNLLTGGLPSLQ from the coding sequence ATGCTACAGTTCATAAACCCTCAGCCCGTCGCTCTGGCCAGCGCCATGACCAGCCCTCTGCTTTTTGATACGGTGTCAAACTTTGCCGAAGGGGTGGCCCTGGTGCGGCTGAAATCGCGGCTGGGCTACATCGATCGCGAGGGCAAGCTCGACGTCCGCATCGCCGACAGCAACGTAACCGTGGCCGCCGACTACGCTGAGGGGCTGGCCGTCGCCCAGGTGGGGTTGTACCTCGGCTACCTGAACCGTCAGGGAGAATGGGCCATTCCGGTGCAGTTTCGCCAGGCCAAGTCCTTTTCTGAGGGGTTAGCGGCGGTGCAGGGGGGCACTAAGTACGGCTACATCAACCCCGAGGGCGAGTGGGTGATTGAGCCCCAGTTTGACCTGGCCGAGCGCTTTGTCGACGGTCGTGCCCTGGTCAAGCTGGGTGACGACTACGGCTACGTTGACCCCGACGGCCGCCTTGCCATCCCCCTGACCCTGAGCAATGCCTGGAGCTTTTCTGAGTCCCTGGCGGTGGCCAGGGTAGACGGGCTCTACGGCTACATCGACCCCAGCGGCACCATGGCCGTTGCCCCCCGCTACGACGGAGCCTTTAGCTTTTCGGAGGGGCTGGCGCGGGTGCGCCAGGGGCGCACCTTTGGCTTTATCGACACGGCTGGCACCCCGGTAATTGAGCCGACGCTCTCCTTTGCCTCCGACTTTTCGGAGGGGCTGGCCGCCGTGCTGATCGATGGCCAGTGGGGCTACCTTGACCGCACGGGGGACGTGGTGATTGCCCCTCAGTTTGCCTACGCCGCCGACTTTTCCGAGGGGTTAGCCGTTGTGCAGCAAGACGGGCGCTACGGCTTTATTAACCGCCGGGGAGACTGGGTGGTAGAACCGGAGTACAGCAACGCTGGACCGTTCGTGGAGGGGCGGGCGCGGGTACAGGTGGACAACCTGTGGGGGTTCATAGACCCGGAGGGCAATCTGCTGACTGGGGGCTTGCCCAGTCTGCAATAA
- a CDS encoding alpha/beta fold hydrolase, giving the protein MFIPPGFIQRSAVFDQGTVAYVEADPGFWPEPPSTSVPLLFVHGFGGGSSSFEWSKVYPAFAAEHPVLAPDLIGWGQSDHPDRPLTTADYLALLEAMVTQLCPQPPVVIASSLSAAMVVRGAVNHPDRLRGLILVTPAGLADFGQSPRAAFVNQIVNLPLVDQLIYRGAIATSEGIRLFLAQRQFADPSKISEDMVAAYLESAQQPRAEVAALAFVRGDLSFDLAPYLTQLTTPTVMLWGEMAQFTPVEMGRRLTALNPIATRLEVLPGVGLTPQLEQPGLTIGLIQQCLSDWVA; this is encoded by the coding sequence ATGTTCATCCCTCCGGGTTTTATCCAGCGATCGGCTGTCTTCGACCAGGGCACGGTGGCCTATGTCGAGGCCGATCCCGGTTTCTGGCCTGAGCCGCCGTCGACATCGGTGCCCCTGCTGTTTGTCCACGGGTTTGGGGGTGGTTCATCCAGCTTTGAGTGGTCCAAGGTCTATCCAGCCTTTGCGGCAGAGCACCCGGTGCTGGCCCCGGACCTGATCGGCTGGGGCCAGTCCGACCATCCGGACCGCCCCCTCACCACCGCCGACTACCTGGCCCTGCTAGAGGCCATGGTGACACAACTCTGCCCACAGCCCCCCGTGGTGATAGCCTCCTCCCTCAGTGCCGCCATGGTGGTACGAGGGGCTGTCAACCACCCCGATCGCCTGCGGGGGCTAATTCTAGTGACTCCTGCCGGACTGGCGGATTTCGGCCAATCCCCCCGAGCGGCCTTTGTCAACCAGATCGTCAACCTGCCCCTGGTCGATCAGCTGATCTATCGGGGAGCGATCGCCACCAGCGAGGGCATTCGCCTGTTTTTGGCCCAGCGTCAGTTTGCCGACCCCAGCAAAATTTCTGAAGATATGGTGGCGGCCTACCTCGAGTCGGCTCAGCAGCCCAGGGCCGAGGTCGCTGCCCTCGCTTTTGTCCGGGGCGATCTAAGTTTTGATCTGGCCCCCTACCTGACCCAGCTGACTACTCCCACCGTTATGCTTTGGGGCGAAATGGCCCAGTTTACTCCGGTGGAAATGGGTCGCCGTCTGACGGCCCTCAACCCCATCGCTACTCGGCTGGAGGTGCTGCCCGGAGTGGGGCTAACCCCCCAGCTGGAGCAACCGGGGCTGACCATCGGGCTGATTCAGCAATGTCTAAGTGATTGGGTGGCTTAG